The DNA segment GTGAAGATCTGCACCACGCCGCCGATCGCATCCGAGCCATAGAGCGCCGAGACATTGCCGCGCACGATCTCGATATGGTCGATCTGGTCGGGCAGGATATTCGAGAGCTGGGCCGTGCCGCTGCTGGCCGCCGAGATCCGCATGCCGTCGATCAGGATCAGCGTCTGGTTGGAGTTGGCCCCGCGCATGAACAGGCTGGTATTGGCACCCAGGCCGCCGTTGGCGGCAAACTCCACACCGGCCTGCGTGCGCAGCAGCGAGCGCAGGTCGACGGCTTGCGAGTTGACGATATCCTGCTGGGTCACCACGGTGGTATGCGGCAGCGCGTCGGTCAAAGGCTGTGCAGTGCGGGTAGCAGTGACCACCACCGGGTCGAGTTGCGCGTCTGGCGCGGGTTGCGCAGCGGATTGCGCAGCGGACTGGGCCATGGCCGCGCCTGGCGCGCTCATGGCAAGCCAGGCGGCAAGCGCGGCGGGCAGTTGCCGCGAGACGAAAACGGGTGTGGTGTGACGGCGCGCCGGCAATGCCGGACGGCTCGACGTGGAGGGCGAAAAGCGCATGATGCGAAGTGGGAGAGAGCTGCCTAGTCCGTTCCCCCGCGGACCGTCTGGCGACGAAGCACGCCGCTGGCTTGCGCGGCAAAAAGCAGCGGAGGGCGGCGCACTCTCATCCAGGCCGGTATCCGGGCTGACGACACCAGTCCGACCGCCTTCCCGAACCTTGCGGTTCAGTGGCTGAGTGGTCGGCCTTGCGATCTTGCGATCACGGTCGCTTACCGTTGCGGGGGCAGCACAGGTTGGCTCGGCCCTGCCCTGGCGGCGGCGGCTGGCTCCCTGTTTCCCGTTGAACTGCAACCCTGTAGTGAATAGGATTACGAGCACCTGGAACGTGCGCGAGTGTAGGCAGTTTCGAGGCAAGCGTCAATGCCGCGGCAAAACACGGGGAAAGCGCCCGGAAACAGGCATAAAGCCGTCGCCACGGATGCCGTTAAACGACGATGCATGCAACTTCGGCACGCAGGCCCGGTCACACACGTCTGCGTTCGCCGTCCGCACGATAGCGCTTGGGCTAAAATCCCAAAACCCGAGACCCTAGATATGACAGGCTCTATGCTCACCGAACTCGAACAACTCGCCGCCAAGATCGGGCGTGTGCTGCACCATGCCGATACCCTGGCGGCGGAGAACCAGCGGCTGCGCGAGGAGATCGAACGCCTGCAGGCCGACGCCAGCCAGCTGCGCGGCGACCGTGAAGCCATGGCCGCCGACCGCGAGCTGCTCAATATCAAGATCGAGGAAGCGCAGCTGCGCATCCAGTCGATCCTGGACAAGCTGCCCACCGCCAGCGACGCCCGCCAGCTCGACCTGCTGGGCGAAGGCGATGCGGCCAGCCGCGCCGAACAGAAGGGACCCGGAGAAAACGCATGAGCAATAAGCAAGTCGAGGTCAACATTGCCGGCCAGTCCTACCGGTTCGCCATTGCCGCCGACAACGAGGCCGCGCTGCTGGAGGCCGCGGCACTGGTAGACGGCCAGATGACCCGGCTCAAGGGCGGGGTATCCGCCAAGGGCGTGGAACGCGTTGCCGTGATGGCCGCGATCAGCATCGCCTCGGACCTGCTCGCGCTCAAGCGCAAGCAGCAAGACGATGGCGCGATTCCCGTTGATGCAGTGCGTGCGCGCATTCGCGAGCTAAACGAGCGCGCGGACGAAGCCCTGCGCCAGTACGCGCATGTGGGCACCAATTCGCCCGTGCCGCGCAACTGATGCCCTGCCTGTGCCGGCGGTGTACCGCACGGCACAGGCAGGCGGCAATACGCCCGTGATTTCGGCCCGATGTGCCCCACATGCCGCGCGCGTCAGCAAAATGTAACGACACGCAAAGACGGGCTTGGTATGGAAAGCCTCGCGGTGTATAGTGGAGCCAAGCCGCACCAAGCCACATAGTTGCGGCACCTTAGGTCGGGTTATCGCGCCTGACCGCCGTTTTCATCCCATCCAAGTTAGAAACGGCAAACGTCTGACAGCCATGCCAAAGCAGTACGCGTTTGGCAGTGCAAAAAGTCAGACGTTTGACAGTTTCCCTGCCTGGTTCGTCAGGATCATATTCCTTGAACCGATAAGCATTTGTTGGTGCGGGATTATGCCGTGTGGGCGAGCGCGTCGCATGGTTCATAGTTGCAGTCTGGACTCCCTGAACCGGTGATGTACCCGAAATGCGGCTTCCGCAGCCACTCTGAACCTCACTTGGGTTCAGGATGCCGATCCAGCGGCCGAGGCGGGGACCCCTCTAAAGGCGGTGGTTATTCAACCACCGCCTTTTCCTTTTGTGGCGCAGGTTGACCTGCGTTGCTTCCGCAGTGCCCTTCCTCTGTTTTTGCGCCACGGCCCACACCCGCCAGACGGTTTTCTTTTGGCCGTGCTTGCTGCACCATATCGCTGTCGCCAACGTCACGCCCGCCCTGCCCGCCCATGAGCCGATCCACGCAAGCCAATACCGCCGCGCGCGCCCGCCAGTACTGGCTGATGAAGTCGGAACCCGACGAGGCCAGCATCGATACGCTAGCCGAACGCGGCACCTTGCCATGGACCGGCGTGCGCAACTACCAGGCGCGCAACTTCATGCGCGACGGCATGCAAATCGGCGACGGCGTGCTGTTCTATCACTCCTCCTGCCCGCAGCCCGGCATTGCCGGCCTGGCCGAGGTCTGCTCGCAGCCCTACCCCGATCCCACCCAGTTCGACCCGAAGAGCGATTACTACGACGCCGCCGCCAAGCCGGATGCCCCGCGCTGGATGCTGGTTGACGTGCGCTTTGTCGGCAAGGGCCCGCTGATCTCGCTGGCCGACCTGCGCGCGCATGACGAACTGGCCGACATGGTCGTGCTACGCCGCGGCAACCGGTTGTCGATCACGCCGGTGACCCCGGCCGAATGGCGTTTCATCACCACGCGGCTGATGCGCTAGCCCGGCAACGGCGGCGACAGCAGCGGCATGAAACAATGGCTGCCGACGACATAACTACAACGCCAACAAGGTCGATTCCGCGTCATGAGCTTTTCCCTGATTCCCGGGCTGCTGCTGCTCGGCGCCTTTACCGGCTTCTGCGCCGGCCTGCTTGGCGTAGGCGGCGGCATGCTGATGGTGCCCTTCCTCACGCTGCTGTTTACCGCCCTGGCCTTCCCCCTTGAGGCCATCGTCCATATGGCCATCGCCACCTCCATGGCGACCATCCTGTTTACCTCGCTGTCCTCGGTGCGCGCCCACCACAAGCGCAGCATGGTGCGATGGAAGCTGGTGCTGGCCCTGGCGCCCGGCATCCTGATTGGCGGCATGATCGGCGGCGGCAAGGTCTTCGCGGCGCTCAAGACCAGCTGGCTGTCGCTACTGTTCGCTGTATTCGTGGGCTTTTCGGCGTGGCAGATGCTGCGCAACCGCAAGCCCGCCCCGCACCGGCAACTGCCGGGCACACCGGGCATGCTGGGTGCGGGCGGCGTGATCGGCTTCCTGTCCAGCCTGGTGGGCGCGGGCGGCGGCTTTGTCTCGGTGCCGTTCATGACCTGGTGCAACGTGCCCATTCACAATGCCGTGGCCACCTCGGCCGCACTCGGGTTTCCCATCGCGGTGGCGAGCGTGATCGGCTACGTGTGGAGCGGGCTGGGCCAGACCGGGCTGCCGGCCGGCTCACTCGGCTACATTTACCTGCCGGCGCTGGCGGTGATCGCGGTGGCCAGCGTGCTGACCGCGCCGCTGGGCGCGCGCACCGCGCACCGCATGGATGTCGCACAGTTGAAGAAAGTCTTCGCCTGCCTGCTGTTCAGCCTGTCGGCCTACATGATGTGGAAGGCCTGGCACGCGTTCTGAGGCTGCAGGTGCCAGCGATGCACCCCGCGGATACAAGTAGATACAAGGTCGCACGGGACGTAGCGGAACGATCACCTGGGCGGCGCGTCTGATACCCATCGTCTGACAAGGAAGAATCCAATGAAACATCTGCTTGCCGCCACGCTGCTCGGTACTACCGCCATGGTTGCCTCCGCCCAGGGCGGCGGCCCTAGCCACGACCCGGCCCCTGCCGGCGTGCTGACGCTGTCCGCCCAGGCCGCCACCGAAGTGCCGACCGACGTGGTGCACCTGACGCTCGCCGCCGAGCAGGAAGGCGCGGAACCGGGTGCGATTTCCTCGGCGCTGTCGGCAAAGACGGCGGACGTGATCGCGCAGGCCAAGCGTACCAGTGGCGTGCAGGCCCAATCGGGCGGCTTCACCATCTATCCGTCCAACGACAAGAACGGGCGCATCAGCACCTGGCGCGGCCGCGCCGAGGTGATTCTGGAATCGCGCGATTTCACCGCCGTGTCCAAGCTCGCGGGGCAGCTCGCCAGCCAGATGCAGGTGCAGAACATCAGCTTCTCGCTCTCGCGCGAAGCCCGCCAGGCGGCCGAGACCAAGCTGACCGAGCAGGCCGTGGCCTCGTTCCGCGACAAGGCCCAGGCTACCACCAAGCTGTTCGGCTACGGCAGCTACACCATCCGTGAAGTGCAGGTAGGCGAGGTTGGCGCGGTGCAACCGATGCCGCGCATGTACGCAGCCAAGGCCATGATGGCGGATTCCGCGCCGGTGCCGGTCGAGGGCGGCAAGGCCCAGGTCACCGTGACCGTGAACGGCTCGGTGCAGATGCTCAAGTAAGCGCCGTCCAAAGCCACAGGCT comes from the Cupriavidus basilensis genome and includes:
- a CDS encoding cell division protein ZapA, which encodes MSNKQVEVNIAGQSYRFAIAADNEAALLEAAALVDGQMTRLKGGVSAKGVERVAVMAAISIASDLLALKRKQQDDGAIPVDAVRARIRELNERADEALRQYAHVGTNSPVPRN
- a CDS encoding EVE domain-containing protein, whose product is MSRSTQANTAARARQYWLMKSEPDEASIDTLAERGTLPWTGVRNYQARNFMRDGMQIGDGVLFYHSSCPQPGIAGLAEVCSQPYPDPTQFDPKSDYYDAAAKPDAPRWMLVDVRFVGKGPLISLADLRAHDELADMVVLRRGNRLSITPVTPAEWRFITTRLMR
- a CDS encoding sulfite exporter TauE/SafE family protein, which gives rise to MSFSLIPGLLLLGAFTGFCAGLLGVGGGMLMVPFLTLLFTALAFPLEAIVHMAIATSMATILFTSLSSVRAHHKRSMVRWKLVLALAPGILIGGMIGGGKVFAALKTSWLSLLFAVFVGFSAWQMLRNRKPAPHRQLPGTPGMLGAGGVIGFLSSLVGAGGGFVSVPFMTWCNVPIHNAVATSAALGFPIAVASVIGYVWSGLGQTGLPAGSLGYIYLPALAVIAVASVLTAPLGARTAHRMDVAQLKKVFACLLFSLSAYMMWKAWHAF
- a CDS encoding SIMPL domain-containing protein (The SIMPL domain is named for its presence in mouse protein SIMPL (signalling molecule that associates with mouse pelle-like kinase). Bacterial member BP26, from Brucella, was shown to assemble into a channel-like structure, while YggE from E. coli has been associated with resistance to oxidative stress.), producing the protein MKHLLAATLLGTTAMVASAQGGGPSHDPAPAGVLTLSAQAATEVPTDVVHLTLAAEQEGAEPGAISSALSAKTADVIAQAKRTSGVQAQSGGFTIYPSNDKNGRISTWRGRAEVILESRDFTAVSKLAGQLASQMQVQNISFSLSREARQAAETKLTEQAVASFRDKAQATTKLFGYGSYTIREVQVGEVGAVQPMPRMYAAKAMMADSAPVPVEGGKAQVTVTVNGSVQMLK